The [Chlorobium] sp. 445 genome has a segment encoding these proteins:
- a CDS encoding adenylate/guanylate cyclase domain-containing response regulator — MSLTPDAEQSSRKNSSKATARAAAVFKSELQIVEHAAKIAKSTELSNEELLREYKFLAQEYQRLLQEAVKITKVGDTMQEKLLKAQEALQELNAKLADTNLQLNSERERSEQLLRNILPGIIADRMKRGETTIADSFNEVTVLFADIVGFTHLSSVTSPEFVVAILNDVFAYFDDLCEKYGLEKIKTIGDSYMAVSGVPEERRDHAIAAAETALEMLDSLDKLELARMGHLSMRIGLSTGSVVAGVIGKKKFIYDLWGDTVNIASRMESQGVSGKIQVSESSFKLLKNRYIFEGPGKINVRGIGEMPTYFLVGRKSFHT; from the coding sequence ATGAGTCTAACACCTGACGCAGAACAGTCATCGCGCAAAAATTCCTCGAAAGCCACTGCACGCGCGGCTGCGGTATTTAAGTCAGAATTGCAAATCGTTGAGCACGCCGCAAAAATTGCTAAAAGCACGGAGCTTAGTAACGAGGAATTGCTCAGAGAGTATAAGTTTCTTGCGCAAGAGTATCAACGGCTCCTGCAAGAGGCGGTGAAGATTACCAAAGTCGGCGATACCATGCAAGAAAAATTACTCAAGGCGCAAGAGGCTTTGCAAGAACTCAATGCGAAACTTGCTGATACGAATCTGCAACTCAATAGCGAGCGTGAGCGCTCTGAACAACTGCTGCGCAACATTTTACCCGGCATCATTGCCGATCGTATGAAGCGTGGTGAGACAACCATTGCAGATTCATTCAACGAAGTTACGGTGCTGTTTGCCGATATCGTCGGCTTTACCCATCTCTCTTCCGTTACCTCGCCAGAGTTTGTTGTCGCTATTCTCAATGACGTTTTTGCTTACTTTGATGATCTGTGCGAAAAATATGGGTTGGAGAAAATCAAAACCATCGGCGATTCCTACATGGCCGTCAGTGGCGTGCCTGAAGAACGGCGCGATCATGCAATTGCCGCTGCCGAAACTGCTCTGGAAATGCTCGATAGCCTCGATAAGTTAGAGCTGGCACGCATGGGACATCTTAGCATGCGCATTGGTCTGAGCACTGGTAGCGTTGTGGCTGGCGTTATTGGCAAAAAGAAATTTATCTATGACCTCTGGGGCGATACAGTCAATATCGCTAGCCGAATGGAATCGCAGGGCGTCAGCGGAAAAATTCAGGTGTCAGAGTCATCATTTAAGTTACTTAAAAACCGCTACATCTTCGAAGGCCCGGGCAAAATCAATGTGCGCGGCATTGGGGAAATGCCAACCTATTTTCTTGTTGGACGCAAATCGTTTCACACCTAG
- a CDS encoding cysteine desulfurase NifS, translating to MTRIYLDNAATTAIEPEVWAQVQPYFTEHFGNAASIHSFGQFTKNILEEARERVATVLGASPAEIFFTSSGTEANNFALKGFAFAMMRAKKPFRFISSRLEHKAVLESLAWIESVFDAPVHFVEHDARGILDLDSLKKLLCSGDKEMATLVSIMHANNELGNINPLEEMAQIAKQYGAFVHSDAVQTAAKLPIHVEKLGVDMLSISGHKFHAPKGIGAIYVRKGVPIEPLLHGGSHERNRRAGTENYAFALALAEALQRATSSAAQTMAHVEALRERFLSQLEREGIAFEINGQPDAALPHILNLTFKIKVASKVAADVLLLAFDACGIAVSSGSACTSGTEKPSHVLLALGKTEQEARTSIRVSFSKFNTMQEVEQAAQRMASVLKRWL from the coding sequence ATGACACGCATTTATCTTGACAATGCGGCTACGACCGCCATTGAGCCAGAAGTTTGGGCGCAGGTGCAACCCTATTTCACAGAACACTTTGGTAACGCAGCCTCAATTCATTCTTTCGGACAATTCACAAAAAACATTTTGGAAGAAGCACGTGAGCGTGTGGCGACAGTGCTTGGCGCTTCACCAGCTGAGATTTTCTTTACATCAAGCGGTACGGAAGCCAATAACTTTGCGCTCAAAGGATTTGCCTTTGCAATGATGCGTGCCAAAAAGCCTTTTCGTTTTATTAGCTCACGCCTTGAACATAAAGCCGTGCTCGAAAGTCTTGCGTGGATTGAAAGTGTCTTTGATGCACCAGTGCACTTTGTTGAGCATGATGCTCGCGGCATACTCGACCTTGACAGTCTAAAAAAACTTTTGTGCAGCGGCGATAAAGAAATGGCTACACTGGTCTCAATCATGCATGCCAATAATGAACTCGGCAATATCAATCCTCTTGAAGAGATGGCGCAGATAGCTAAGCAATATGGCGCATTTGTGCATAGCGATGCGGTTCAAACCGCAGCAAAGTTGCCAATCCATGTAGAAAAACTGGGCGTGGATATGCTCTCAATTTCTGGACACAAGTTTCATGCGCCGAAAGGAATTGGAGCAATTTATGTGCGCAAGGGCGTGCCAATTGAACCGCTATTGCACGGCGGGAGTCATGAGCGCAATCGACGCGCAGGTACGGAGAACTACGCCTTTGCTTTAGCACTGGCTGAAGCACTACAGCGTGCAACATCATCAGCAGCGCAGACGATGGCACATGTCGAGGCGTTACGCGAGAGATTTCTCTCTCAATTAGAGCGTGAAGGTATAGCGTTTGAAATCAATGGGCAACCAGATGCAGCGTTACCTCACATTTTAAATCTGACATTCAAGATTAAAGTCGCCAGCAAAGTTGCAGCTGATGTGTTGCTGTTAGCGTTTGATGCTTGTGGGATAGCGGTCTCAAGTGGCAGTGCATGCACGAGCGGTACAGAAAAGCCATCGCACGTGCTCTTAGCCTTGGGGAAAACGGAGCAAGAAGCACGTACCAGTATTCGGGTCTCTTTCTCGAAGTTTAATACGATGCAGGAGGTAGAGCAAGCAGCGCAGCGTATGGCGTCGGTCTTGAAGCGGTGGCTCTAG
- a CDS encoding ferrous iron transport protein A → MLLNHVKKGKRFKVVRIDDKDTRTQLLRFGLGEGSTGICFERLPFGPIVIKHQRQEVAIGRELANKIWVETFEN, encoded by the coding sequence ATTTTGCTTAACCATGTCAAAAAGGGAAAACGATTCAAAGTGGTGCGTATTGATGATAAGGATACACGCACTCAGCTTTTGCGCTTTGGTTTAGGCGAAGGCAGTACAGGCATCTGCTTTGAGCGATTGCCGTTTGGTCCTATCGTCATCAAGCACCAGCGACAAGAGGTAGCAATCGGCAGAGAACTGGCTAATAAAATTTGGGTAGAGACCTTTGAAAACTAA
- a CDS encoding ferrous iron transporter B, giving the protein MEKSTFELPTEAEVTAPIPAVSKDTATARPTKLVLVGNPNVGKSGFFNYFSGLYVDVSNFPGTTVEIARAHYKNYEVYDTPGIYGVSSFNDEERVARDTVLSADVVLNVVDATNLERDLFLTLQLIDMRFKMVVALNMMDALSEAGLEIDTKELERLLGVPVVEVVAIKKKGFDRLEAMLPHARVGHSDAALQHEIEALRARLKPTTNPTADALMILEGDEVVAERHALRPMDRREEIYVARRNRVNELVAKVYKQKSAMRFSMQLSEKLGQWTINPITGIPILFLMLWLIYQVVGVLVAQRVVGHLEVEYGNKLWEPAVKHVFALITPVSISVEVLQENEEGEEKVVETRTFDFPNGTRADDAELQKLRKFIEGKDVMQSFTFSQETLWGKLVTILAGEFGAITMTVTYLLFLLLPLIIGFYLFLAILEDCGYLPRLATMVDRLLNMMGLNGRAVIPIILGFGCVTMATITTRLLNTSREKTIAASILNFAIPCSAQLAVITALLTKAGGEYTLIFFVIILANLVGIGTAIDKILPGKSSALLIDLPPIRLPRLDNIIKKTWIKTLSFMKEASPWFFIGAVLVSTMQVTGLLSAWVNVFEPITTRWLDLPADAARAFVMGMVRRDFGAAGLYELALTPKQIVVSLTVITLFVPCIASLMVLLKERGVREAMTIWFGSWVLAFSIGGIVAVVL; this is encoded by the coding sequence ATGGAAAAGTCTACATTTGAGCTGCCGACAGAGGCAGAAGTGACCGCACCAATTCCCGCCGTTTCTAAAGACACAGCGACGGCTAGACCGACCAAGTTGGTTTTAGTTGGTAACCCGAATGTGGGTAAGTCAGGCTTCTTCAATTACTTCAGCGGTTTGTATGTCGATGTCTCTAATTTTCCGGGCACAACGGTTGAAATCGCCCGTGCCCATTACAAAAATTATGAGGTCTATGACACACCAGGCATCTATGGTGTAAGTTCTTTCAACGATGAAGAGCGTGTGGCACGCGATACCGTGCTTTCGGCGGATGTGGTCTTGAACGTGGTGGATGCAACCAATCTCGAGCGCGATCTTTTTCTGACGCTGCAACTGATCGATATGCGCTTCAAAATGGTTGTGGCGCTCAACATGATGGATGCGCTGAGTGAAGCTGGCTTAGAGATCGATACCAAAGAATTAGAACGCTTGCTGGGCGTGCCGGTCGTCGAAGTTGTGGCAATTAAGAAAAAAGGATTTGACAGACTTGAAGCCATGCTGCCACACGCCCGTGTAGGGCACTCCGATGCAGCGCTGCAGCACGAAATTGAAGCGCTAAGAGCGAGGCTCAAACCGACAACGAACCCTACTGCCGACGCTCTGATGATTCTCGAAGGTGATGAAGTGGTCGCAGAACGCCATGCGCTTCGACCAATGGACAGACGCGAAGAAATCTATGTGGCGCGCCGCAACCGCGTAAATGAACTTGTAGCGAAAGTCTACAAGCAAAAATCAGCGATGCGTTTTAGCATGCAGCTAAGCGAAAAATTAGGACAATGGACAATCAACCCGATAACAGGTATCCCGATTCTGTTCTTGATGCTCTGGCTAATCTATCAAGTTGTTGGAGTGCTGGTGGCACAGCGTGTGGTAGGACATCTGGAAGTAGAATACGGCAATAAACTTTGGGAACCTGCGGTCAAACATGTGTTTGCGCTCATCACACCAGTAAGCATTTCTGTTGAAGTCTTGCAAGAGAATGAGGAGGGTGAAGAGAAGGTCGTGGAGACACGCACATTTGATTTCCCAAATGGCACACGTGCTGATGATGCAGAGCTGCAAAAGTTGCGCAAGTTCATTGAAGGCAAAGATGTGATGCAGAGTTTTACTTTTTCGCAAGAGACGCTGTGGGGAAAACTCGTAACCATTCTTGCCGGTGAGTTTGGTGCCATCACCATGACCGTTACATACTTGCTTTTCCTGCTCTTGCCACTCATTATTGGCTTTTACCTTTTCCTTGCAATTCTTGAAGATTGTGGTTACTTGCCACGTCTTGCAACTATGGTTGATAGACTGCTCAACATGATGGGGCTCAACGGTCGCGCGGTCATTCCAATTATCTTGGGCTTTGGCTGTGTAACGATGGCAACGATTACAACACGCTTGCTGAATACCTCACGCGAGAAAACGATTGCTGCCTCGATTCTCAATTTTGCAATTCCTTGCTCGGCACAGCTGGCGGTCATTACTGCCTTGCTCACCAAAGCAGGCGGCGAATACACGCTCATCTTCTTCGTGATTATTCTTGCAAATCTTGTGGGCATTGGCACAGCAATTGACAAAATTTTACCGGGCAAGTCTTCCGCCCTGCTGATTGATTTGCCGCCGATACGTTTGCCACGCCTTGACAACATTATCAAAAAAACTTGGATTAAGACGCTAAGTTTCATGAAAGAAGCCTCACCGTGGTTTTTCATCGGCGCCGTGCTAGTTTCTACGATGCAAGTTACAGGACTTTTGAGCGCATGGGTAAATGTCTTTGAGCCGATAACCACTCGCTGGTTAGACTTACCTGCCGATGCCGCACGCGCTTTTGTAATGGGAATGGTACGGCGCGATTTTGGCGCAGCAGGTCTCTATGAACTTGCCTTGACGCCAAAGCAGATAGTGGTCTCGCTTACAGTCATCACGCTGTTTGTGCCATGTATTGCAAGTTTGATGGTGCTGCTCAAAGAGCGCGGGGTGCGCGAAGCTATGACCATATGGTTCGGCAGTTGGGTGCTAGCATTCTCGATTGGCGGTATCGTGGCTGTTGTATTGTAA